The segment gttttgaaaattcttgctttacctcatcaaccttctctttgcctttcaaactaggtcctttgttatttgctagtgaagtctttcttctacaaaattttgcaatatgtccaatcttgttacaagcataacaagtcacattgtttttctgaatagccttttcatatcctatgccggtttgtgttctgcattgactagataagtgtccaaatcttccacaaacataacatcttacattcattctataattttttaaattatgaccaattttgttgcatttggaacattgaccggtgggtgcattagtgttctgatagtttctagatctacactaattttctctatgaccatacttgttacaattaaagaatttcccattaaatttgtaggcattaggttgtcttaccagtttgatgtgatcatgattgtttgtagtaccagagctttcaccaacttcaaatccaagcccattagtgtctccattaggtttctgacttttcagcataacatcaagttcttctgaacttttcttgaatttctctttatgttgatctgcagtagccaactcattttcccaaaaatccttttgtctcataagttcagttttatcatgttccacatgagtcagatctgtctttaacatatcattttcatgactgagtcttagattttcatttctagcatcattgattctcctagtcaagtcatcttcattcttctttttgtcttcaatgtctttacaaaatctcatagtcatgtcttgcatctcattcctcaaggtcatgttttcttgtctcatcttgcttacaagatcattaagagtttccttttcatcatcatcattttttatcttttcatgaagttctcttcttttatttctaccaatagtaagattctcctgaagtccttgaatgatttcttgtgcagtcttcaagtcatcttcaagtttgatattcttcaacttttctgcatcaaagtctgcaagagctccttctaattgctttatcaagttttccatttgtatcggtgttagaatcttcttcaagttgttaggcttttgaaaatacaggaccaggctctgataccaattgttaggattcccaaagatattgagaggggggcggggggtgaatcagtatctaaccaattgacagattttctgaccttattaaatattttgcattccaaaacaatgtaccggtaaacaagaattaatgtagtaaatatgaacaataaagacaacatagaaagcacaccatgacacaagatgtttaacaaggaaactcggtgtgggaaaaacctcggtaagatttgtgacccacaatattcactcactagccaatgaatgaatattacttacaatagtgtgcctacacatgcaggaaggccaactgcttagatctcactactcaaatacaaaaggaagtctcactaacttacaaaatggattatgaaaatccaatatagtgtactactacaaaacaacatctgctatgccagattcagtatcggtgtaagctcatacaataaccataaacccttctacaaaatcttccttaatattcgctctacatatccatcatatctatcctctatgttgtgtcacacaaaatgatctacaagatctcatacttatatatgagtctaattacaatatgccatgtcggcttacaaaaatatattaaaattaaatacaaaatacaataatcaaaatcttgttggTTGAGATGTCGATAAACATTATTGCcactgtcggtgaactatctgccaGTGCCGGTGCTTGCCgatgcaaggttgccatcaatgacaataccttcaatcacctacaattctcattagagtgtgtgtgtgtatatatatatatatatcatctctccctcttcctctatatctctctttatctcttcctctttgtctctccctctctatttcctctctttttatctttatctccccctctccccttctctatccatttttccctcctctttttctctatcttcatctctccccctaatctctagACATGCCCCCTTCTATGCATccatctctctcccattctccctctttttggacctctatatccatatctcttttcctctctatatctatctctatctatcacttctttcatctatctctatatctctatctctttgaaccactatatctctccccctttctctatatcacttcctatctctatctttatctttctatatcttcatctctctacaactatttatttttctcttccatatctatatattcctctctctctctctctctctctctctctctctctctctctctctctctccatctctatctttgatGCCAACAATATCTTCATCatcttctctatctctttaccaatctctctctcactcttacccatctatatatccctctttctagccctatctcaaCCTAACTCTTGTGCTCACCCTATTGCAAAGATAATATGATCCTAttgctaataaaacttgattatcttctcaattcaaaggtttcattttagttatgattgaatccttgtaagtgtttgcatagttgattttaagctatcacctctGAATTAAGTCCTTAgttgtacaaacaacatcatggccacaaatcgacctcatgcactacacaaatttatcaaaaaaatagaccaaattttccCCAATTAACCTTACACACCTCTttagcatacccattgcacaccaaagtgcaattggtagtttatattattttataaatataagttgtagttaatattacataaatataattattctaatataatttgaAGGTACCAattattcaaaattataataattaaaaactagaaaaaatatttttattacaatactatgatggcaagtactcaccactacgtggcacttgttttcaattatttttaaaaaattttaagtgcaaatatttaaaaaactttgttatattattttatgagtattaaaaaCCTAAGGTATATTAAAAAAAGCATAAAGATTCAATTAGATAAAACACCCAATCTCAATCATTGAATACAAATCATTAACAACCATTAGATCTAAATCATAAGGAAGTTCATTTATTTTACTAATTACCTCTTTATCCAATATTTGGATAAATtgattttataaaattatttaattttaattttcagaCATAATAAAACTAACTATCAATTATAAaactatttaattttaatttttatagatattttattttcagacataataattaatttttttatatgattTAGTTTTATAAAactgaaaacaataaaattctttaTCTAAATCACAACAATTTTTTGACAAGTTTGCAACCATATAACTACCTAATTAACATCTGTATTTGTAAAATAtctgataaaaaataaaaaaattctaaatattaatattgaatatttttaaattaacaagaattaaattaaaaataataatatcattaattaaattaacttaaaATATGGTAATAATTAATAGACACTTGATGTATTGATAAAGTTGAATAAAGTTGAATCCTGCTTAATACAAGGCCTCCAAATTAGAGGAATAAGGCCAGATTATGGCAGATTATGCCAAATATAGAGACCCAGAAAAAGATTTGCATCAGATTTAATTACGGTCCCACTTCCCTAAATTCGTAATAGTATTAATAAAACCCTTACGATGTAAATAGAGGAACAACTATTGAAAACAGCCATTGAAGTACGGAAACGTCTGTATTATCAAACAGAAATGGTATGGAGTCTGGGATCATCTTGCCATGTTTGGATTGACAGGAGGTGTCATGGCGCTCCCCATCTCGCGCTCTTGCTTTTGCTGATTCCCAATCCAACCTACAACACGCCAAAAAGAAATCAACCTCAAAAGTCAAAACCATCTGAAGAATCCTAAAACTTAACATCCAACAACACAAATGTATTACCCAGAGCAGGATCATATCCTCTGCTTTTGAGCTCTCTGTATTCCTGGCACAGCGCGCATAGTTCGCAACACCAATGGACGACACAATCTGTGCAGGTCTCCTCCAAGTTAAATTGAACCCGCATCTTTTTCCGGTAGAAGCACGAATAGCAGCACGCGAACCCCGTAAAATAGCACAGTACAGCGTAGACCGCTCCGCCAAAAGCGCATGCTGCATTAAGTTTAACCACTCAGCATATCCATACAATAATAAAACAAATAGATATAAATTGGTTGCTTAGAATTTTGTTTATGGAGGTCTTACATGTAGAACCCTCATCCACTATCTCAGCTATTTGCCCAAAAGTGATGCAGGGGCAGAAGCATGTGACGCAACCTGCACTCACACAACATTTCCATTATTATTAATTCAAATATGATGATAAAAAAGAGGTAAAAAATGGCGGAAAATAATAAAAACAGAAGGTTATACAGGTGGAAAAATCTTTGAAGCAGCCGAAGAGGCCAGAGGACCACACTGTGGGGCGAAGTTCCTGCCCTGCCTTTGGAGgatacatcttcttcttcttctgctcctcCTGCCTCTTCAACAAAAGAGATAAAGTAAGATGTGCCTTTGAAATGGGAGTATGTGTGGATACAAATAAGTAAATGGGGATGTGGAATTAGAGAGAGGTGTAGAATAAGAATGAGGTGGACCCCATTGGTACTAGTACGATCAAGATGAAAATTGGACTCCACTCATTCTCACCTAATCCTTCCAAAATCAAAATGGGGCTCTTGTTATCGTTTCATGTCTTGTCCTGTGCCCTTTATCTCGTCTCTCATTTTCCCGCTACAGAGCAAGcaaaggaaaggaaagagaaaacaTCATTTCATGGCGCACTATGATCTAGATTTTTTGTTTCACTACTCTCACCACTCTATCCCGTGTTTCTCTCATGCGCAACGTGGCACCTTGTAAAGCGATTCGGGCTTCACTGTCCACATAAACCAAGTCCATGCCATCTAAAGGTACCTATCATTATTATTATTCCTATAACTATTATTATCATTATTCCTATACCTATTATTATCATTGGGTTCCATCAAAAGCGAGTTTGACAAAAcagttatttttatttaataattaatttaaaaatcagaATATAATTGTATTCTGAAAGAACGGGTTAGGAAAGGGCAAGAACAGCTGGAAGTAACGAATGAGTAGGTCCCACATCAGCCACCTAAATAGGTCATCATTTAGGGCACCGGCTACACAGGGGACAAAATGGCCCGTCCCATGCCATGTCTTCTTCATGCTCCCCATGCCATGTGTACGGTT is part of the Cryptomeria japonica chromosome 10, Sugi_1.0, whole genome shotgun sequence genome and harbors:
- the LOC131060815 gene encoding protein PLANT CADMIUM RESISTANCE 2, with translation MYPPKAGQELRPTVWSSGLFGCFKDFSTCCVTCFCPCITFGQIAEIVDEGSTSCAFGGAVYAVLCYFTGFACCYSCFYRKKMRVQFNLEETCTDCVVHWCCELCALCQEYRELKSRGYDPALGWIGNQQKQEREMGSAMTPPVNPNMAR